The following coding sequences are from one Streptomyces dengpaensis window:
- the glpR gene encoding gephyrin-like molybdotransferase receptor GlpR produces MSSSGLIYAVIVGAWAAYLVPMWLRRQDELNEARPTERFSTAIRLLSGRAGMERRYAKDLRARSAEEGEPSADPDGVTDSVDVRAFVMPPTRPQAQVQHRPQVQEQVQPSSPAQPEPEPAPQAATRQGGTHEMPGAGRPVPKQSAHPVPKSSDISASQPASAPAPASRRVPGARRGPSAEAAARARRSKVLARRRRTTVMLFLAFTLGAIVAAVGGLAFLWAPGVPAVMLSAYIVYLRAQERRRFTYTMDRRRAEAAAQRLRERQPRRRPTADPGVDETGEGPESETDPGLLALAADRRALVEQTDHAEWVDQQRERQHGPAQGDSWDPVPVPLPTYVTAPVAPRATPSVDLGTHDAWSSARSSAVEPSAPEAEPAAEERLDNAEAADDGRSDARRAASARRARERGRTPLFDQYEDGDRPRAANE; encoded by the coding sequence GTGAGCAGCAGCGGCCTCATCTACGCAGTCATCGTCGGGGCCTGGGCCGCCTACTTGGTGCCGATGTGGCTCCGTAGGCAGGACGAGCTGAACGAAGCCCGTCCGACGGAACGCTTCAGCACCGCCATCCGGCTCCTGTCCGGAAGGGCGGGTATGGAGCGCCGGTACGCCAAGGACCTGCGGGCGCGCTCCGCCGAGGAGGGGGAGCCCAGCGCCGACCCGGACGGCGTCACCGACTCGGTGGACGTCCGGGCCTTCGTCATGCCTCCGACCCGGCCCCAGGCGCAGGTCCAGCACCGGCCGCAGGTGCAGGAGCAGGTTCAGCCGTCGTCCCCGGCACAGCCGGAGCCGGAGCCGGCGCCTCAGGCGGCCACCAGACAAGGGGGCACGCACGAGATGCCGGGTGCCGGCAGGCCCGTACCGAAGCAGTCGGCCCATCCCGTACCTAAGTCGTCAGACATCTCCGCGTCTCAGCCCGCCTCGGCGCCCGCACCCGCGTCCCGGCGTGTTCCGGGCGCGCGTCGTGGGCCTTCGGCGGAGGCCGCAGCGCGTGCCCGGCGCTCGAAGGTGCTCGCGCGCCGACGGCGTACGACGGTGATGCTCTTCCTCGCCTTCACGCTCGGCGCGATCGTGGCGGCCGTGGGCGGGCTCGCGTTCCTCTGGGCGCCCGGCGTGCCCGCCGTGATGCTGAGCGCGTACATCGTGTACCTGCGCGCCCAGGAGCGACGGCGCTTCACCTACACCATGGACCGGCGCAGGGCCGAGGCCGCGGCGCAGCGGCTGCGGGAGCGGCAGCCGCGCAGACGGCCGACCGCCGACCCCGGAGTCGACGAGACGGGCGAGGGCCCAGAGTCGGAGACCGACCCCGGCCTCCTGGCGCTCGCGGCCGACCGCCGTGCGCTCGTCGAGCAGACCGATCACGCGGAGTGGGTCGACCAGCAGCGCGAACGCCAGCACGGTCCCGCCCAGGGCGACAGCTGGGACCCGGTGCCGGTTCCGCTGCCCACGTACGTGACCGCGCCGGTCGCGCCCCGGGCCACGCCCAGCGTCGACCTGGGGACGCACGACGCGTGGAGCTCGGCACGCTCCAGCGCCGTGGAGCCGTCCGCGCCGGAGGCGGAGCCGGCCGCCGAGGAGCGGCTCGACAACGCGGAAGCCGCCGACGACGGTCGCAGCGACGCACGGCGCGCCGCGTCCGCCCGGCGCGCACGCGAGCGCGGTCGAACGCCGCTCTTCGACCAGTACGAGGACGGGGACCGGCCGCGTGCGGCCAACGAGTGA
- a CDS encoding GNAT family N-acetyltransferase, with translation MNIRRVPFDHPDAIKLNDQVQAEYAERYEDEGDVTPLDASMFAPPFGLYLIAYDERDRPVATGGWRTQDENGEGYADGDAELKRMYVIPEARGLGLARRVLAALESDAREAGRTRMVLETGSKQPEAVALYTSSGYEPCPKFGYYRFHELSLCYAKAL, from the coding sequence ATGAACATACGCCGGGTCCCCTTCGACCACCCCGACGCCATCAAGCTCAATGACCAGGTGCAGGCCGAATACGCCGAGCGCTACGAGGACGAGGGCGACGTCACCCCCCTCGACGCCTCGATGTTCGCCCCACCGTTCGGCCTCTACCTCATCGCGTACGACGAGCGGGACCGCCCGGTGGCCACGGGCGGCTGGCGCACCCAGGACGAGAACGGCGAGGGGTACGCGGACGGCGACGCCGAGCTCAAGCGCATGTACGTGATCCCCGAGGCCCGCGGCCTCGGCCTCGCCCGCCGCGTCCTGGCTGCCCTGGAGTCCGACGCCCGCGAGGCCGGCCGCACGCGCATGGTCCTGGAAACCGGCTCCAAGCAGCCCGAGGCGGTCGCCCTCTACACGTCGAGCGGCTACGAGCCCTGCCCCAAGTTCGGCTACTACCGCTTCCACGAACTGAGCCTCTGTTACGCCAAGGCGCTCTAG
- a CDS encoding exodeoxyribonuclease III → MLTVTSVNVNGLRAAAKKGFVEWLAGTSADVLCLQEVRAEPQQLPDEVRRPDGWHVVHAPAAAKGRAGVSLYTRREPDRVRVGFGSAEFDSSGRYVEADLPGVTVASLYLPSGEVGTERQDEKVRFMGEFLAHLKELRERAAADGREVVVCGDWNIAHQEADLKNWRANKKNSGFLPEERAWMGQVLDEGDGGYVDVVRALQPDAEGPYSWWSYRGRAFDNDSGWRIDYHVATPGLAGKAVKGFVERAATHGERWSDHAPVTVVYDL, encoded by the coding sequence GTGCTGACTGTTACCTCTGTGAACGTGAACGGGCTCCGTGCCGCCGCGAAGAAGGGCTTCGTGGAGTGGCTCGCGGGGACCTCCGCGGACGTGCTGTGCCTCCAGGAGGTGCGCGCCGAGCCGCAGCAGCTTCCGGACGAGGTGCGCCGGCCCGACGGGTGGCATGTGGTGCACGCACCCGCCGCCGCCAAGGGACGGGCCGGCGTCTCCCTCTACACCCGTCGCGAGCCCGACCGCGTCCGGGTCGGCTTCGGGTCCGCCGAGTTCGACTCCAGCGGGCGCTACGTCGAGGCCGACCTGCCCGGTGTCACGGTCGCCTCCCTCTACCTCCCCTCCGGGGAAGTCGGCACCGAGCGGCAGGACGAGAAGGTCCGGTTCATGGGCGAGTTCCTCGCCCACCTGAAGGAGCTGCGCGAGCGTGCCGCCGCCGACGGGCGGGAGGTCGTCGTCTGCGGCGACTGGAACATCGCCCACCAGGAGGCCGACCTCAAGAACTGGCGCGCCAACAAGAAGAACTCCGGCTTTCTGCCGGAGGAGCGGGCGTGGATGGGGCAGGTCCTCGACGAGGGCGACGGCGGGTACGTCGATGTCGTGCGCGCGCTGCAACCGGATGCCGAGGGGCCGTACTCGTGGTGGTCGTACCGCGGCCGGGCATTTGACAACGACAGTGGATGGCGCATCGACTACCACGTCGCGACGCCGGGGCTCGCGGGCAAGGCCGTCAAGGGGTTCGTGGAGCGCGCGGCCACGCATGGGGAGCGCTGGTCCGACCACGCGCCCGTGACCGTCGTGTACGACCTGTGA
- a CDS encoding MerR family transcriptional regulator: MAEGSGKRGAGARKRANGTRERGVGAQERRSGERASGAREPGTAARAHTTRPERGKREYRTEELAKEAGITVRTLRFYRERKLIPPPRREGRIAWYDDTHLARLRTISALLERGHTLSGIAELAEAFDHGRDVGELLGLGEPTEETPVRLSPEELADVFAGQATPENLAAALDLGYLGTDGGEIVHISHRLLDVSAALVREGIPLADVLTAARRVRDHAEALAELFTTVVLTGDRTAEDLQRLRPLAKSVVDAELSMALDRRLRDQRDQGSQTDHGP, translated from the coding sequence GTGGCCGAGGGATCAGGAAAGCGGGGAGCGGGGGCGCGGAAGCGCGCGAACGGGACGCGTGAGCGAGGCGTTGGAGCGCAGGAGCGCAGGAGCGGAGAGCGCGCGAGCGGAGCGCGCGAACCGGGCACCGCAGCGCGGGCGCACACCACTCGGCCCGAACGCGGAAAGCGTGAGTACCGGACGGAGGAGCTGGCCAAGGAGGCCGGCATCACGGTGCGCACCCTGCGCTTCTACCGCGAGCGCAAGCTGATCCCGCCGCCCCGCCGCGAAGGCCGTATCGCCTGGTACGACGACACACACCTGGCCCGCCTGCGCACGATCTCGGCGCTCCTGGAACGCGGCCACACCCTCAGCGGCATCGCCGAGCTGGCCGAGGCCTTCGACCACGGCCGCGACGTGGGCGAGCTGCTCGGCCTGGGCGAGCCCACCGAGGAAACCCCGGTTCGCCTCTCCCCCGAGGAACTGGCCGACGTCTTCGCGGGTCAGGCGACCCCGGAGAACCTCGCCGCCGCCCTCGACCTCGGCTACCTCGGCACCGACGGCGGCGAGATCGTGCACATCAGCCACCGCCTGCTCGACGTCTCCGCGGCGCTGGTCCGCGAGGGCATCCCGCTGGCCGACGTCCTCACAGCCGCCCGCCGCGTGCGCGACCACGCCGAGGCGCTCGCCGAACTCTTCACCACCGTCGTCCTCACCGGGGACCGCACGGCCGAGGACCTCCAGCGCCTGCGCCCGCTCGCGAAGAGCGTGGTGGACGCGGAGCTGTCGATGGCACTGGACCGACGGCTACGGGATCAGCGCGATCAGGGGTCGCAGACGGATCACGGGCCATAG
- a CDS encoding flavin-containing monooxygenase, translating to MSGDTSGEITEHEHVRVAVIGSGFGGLGAAVRLRREGVTDFVVLERADSVGGTWRDNSYPGCACDVPSHLYSFSFAPNPDWPRTFSGQEQIRAYLEHVADVFRLRSHLRFNSEVKMMTWDAEKLRWGIETSSGFLTADVVVSATGPLSDPKVPDIPGIDTFPGKVFHSARWDHDYDLRGKRVAMIGTGASAIQIVPAIQPDVDRLTLFQRTPPWVMPRVDRAISGVERWLHRQLPFTTQARRGLLWGIRELQVQAFTKRPGELGMVEQLAKRNMARAVKDPALRAKLTPDYRIGCKRILLSNSYYPALTRRNVDVVASGLAEIAGSTLVAADGSTAEVDAIIFGTGFHVTDMPIAERVVGAEGKTLAEVWRTGMKSLRGATAAGFPNWMTIIGPNTGLGNSSMILMIESQLNYMADFVRQLTVLSGGSPPGPPRLGGRAALDARPSAVNAWNRKVQERMKRTVWNTGGCTSWYLDANGVNTTIWPGTTSEFRTATRRVDLGEYEVLRTPQPAPESEPGSTPPSQTKNARKKKVEAEA from the coding sequence ATGAGCGGCGATACGAGCGGCGAGATCACCGAGCACGAGCATGTACGGGTGGCGGTGATCGGGTCCGGATTCGGCGGTCTGGGGGCCGCCGTGCGGCTGCGCCGCGAGGGGGTCACCGACTTCGTCGTCCTGGAGCGGGCCGACAGCGTGGGCGGCACATGGCGGGACAACAGCTACCCCGGGTGCGCCTGCGACGTACCGTCCCACCTGTACTCGTTCTCGTTCGCGCCCAACCCCGACTGGCCGCGCACCTTCTCCGGGCAGGAGCAGATCCGCGCGTACCTGGAGCACGTCGCGGACGTCTTCCGGCTGCGCTCGCATCTGCGGTTCAACTCCGAGGTCAAGATGATGACCTGGGACGCGGAGAAGCTGCGCTGGGGGATCGAGACCAGCAGCGGGTTCCTCACGGCGGATGTCGTCGTCTCCGCCACCGGGCCGCTCTCCGACCCCAAGGTCCCGGACATACCGGGGATCGACACCTTCCCGGGCAAGGTCTTCCACTCGGCCCGCTGGGACCACGACTACGATCTGCGTGGCAAGCGCGTCGCCATGATCGGCACAGGCGCCTCGGCCATCCAGATCGTGCCCGCGATCCAGCCGGACGTCGACAGGCTGACCCTCTTCCAGCGCACTCCGCCGTGGGTGATGCCGCGTGTCGACCGGGCCATCAGCGGTGTCGAGCGCTGGCTGCACCGGCAGCTGCCGTTCACGACCCAGGCGCGGCGCGGACTCCTGTGGGGCATCCGGGAGTTGCAGGTCCAGGCGTTCACCAAGCGGCCGGGCGAGCTCGGCATGGTCGAGCAGCTGGCCAAGCGGAACATGGCCCGCGCCGTCAAGGACCCGGCCCTGCGGGCCAAGCTGACCCCGGACTACCGGATCGGCTGCAAGCGGATCCTGCTCTCCAACAGCTACTACCCGGCGCTCACCCGGCGGAATGTGGATGTGGTGGCCTCCGGGCTCGCCGAGATCGCCGGCTCCACGCTCGTCGCCGCCGACGGCAGTACCGCCGAGGTCGACGCGATCATCTTCGGTACGGGCTTCCACGTCACCGACATGCCGATCGCGGAACGGGTCGTCGGGGCGGAGGGCAAGACGCTCGCCGAGGTGTGGCGGACCGGCATGAAGTCGCTGCGCGGCGCCACCGCGGCCGGCTTCCCCAACTGGATGACGATCATCGGGCCCAACACCGGTCTCGGGAACTCGTCGATGATCCTGATGATCGAGTCCCAGCTGAACTACATGGCCGACTTCGTACGGCAGTTGACTGTGCTTTCCGGGGGGAGCCCCCCCGGACCCCCCAGGCTCGGCGGGCGCGCGGCCCTCGACGCACGCCCCAGTGCCGTGAACGCGTGGAACCGCAAGGTCCAGGAGCGGATGAAGCGCACGGTGTGGAACACCGGCGGCTGCACCAGCTGGTACCTCGACGCCAACGGCGTCAACACCACCATCTGGCCGGGTACGACGAGCGAGTTCCGCACGGCCACGCGGCGCGTGGACCTGGGGGAGTACGAAGTGCTGCGGACACCGCAGCCCGCACCCGAGTCCGAGCCCGGCTCGACGCCGCCGTCGCAAACGAAGAACGCGCGCAAGAAGAAGGTGGAGGCCGAAGCGTGA
- a CDS encoding alpha/beta fold hydrolase — protein sequence MSRLMHVAHGAYAPPAPAHELTAVSADGARLHVEVHGPENAPSVVLVHGWTCSTAFWAAQIRDLAADHRVIAYDQRGHGRSPASATYTAEALADDLEAVLAATLAPGEKAVLVGHSMGGMTLMAASARAGFREHAAAALLCSTGSSRLVAEARVVPLRAGRLRTRITKSVLGSRAPLGPVTPVARRILKYATMGPGSSPGMVEACARIVHACPRRVRHAWSVVLEMLDLDDGVRELKVPTAVVAGTVDRLTPVVHARALVAALPDCVGVTELPGLGHMTPVEAPELVTSRIRELAAAYTDTAESVAAYSDTAEIREGA from the coding sequence GTGAGCCGACTGATGCATGTGGCGCACGGGGCGTACGCGCCTCCCGCGCCCGCGCACGAACTGACCGCCGTCTCCGCCGACGGCGCGCGCCTGCACGTCGAGGTGCACGGGCCGGAGAACGCGCCCTCGGTCGTCCTCGTGCACGGCTGGACCTGCTCGACCGCCTTCTGGGCGGCGCAGATACGGGACCTCGCCGCCGACCACCGGGTCATCGCGTACGACCAGCGCGGTCACGGGCGCAGCCCCGCGAGCGCCACGTACACCGCGGAGGCGCTCGCCGACGATCTGGAGGCGGTGCTCGCGGCCACGCTCGCGCCGGGCGAGAAGGCCGTGCTCGTGGGGCACTCCATGGGCGGGATGACGCTCATGGCCGCCTCGGCGAGGGCGGGTTTCCGGGAGCACGCGGCGGCCGCGCTGTTGTGCAGTACGGGGAGCTCGCGGCTGGTCGCGGAGGCGCGCGTGGTGCCGTTGCGCGCCGGGCGGCTGCGGACCCGTATCACCAAGTCGGTCCTCGGATCGCGCGCCCCGCTCGGGCCGGTCACGCCGGTCGCCCGGCGGATCCTCAAGTACGCGACCATGGGTCCCGGTTCGTCGCCGGGCATGGTGGAGGCGTGCGCGCGGATCGTGCACGCCTGTCCGCGCAGGGTGCGCCATGCGTGGTCGGTCGTCCTCGAGATGCTCGATCTCGACGATGGCGTACGGGAGTTGAAGGTGCCGACGGCCGTGGTCGCCGGGACGGTGGACCGGCTGACGCCGGTCGTGCACGCGCGCGCCCTCGTGGCGGCCCTGCCGGACTGCGTCGGTGTCACCGAGCTGCCGGGCCTCGGGCACATGACGCCGGTGGAGGCGCCGGAGCTGGTGACCTCCCGCATACGCGAACTCGCCGCCGCGTACACGGATACCGCGGAGAGCGTCGCCGCGTACTCGGACACCGCAGAGATCAGGGAGGGCGCATGA
- a CDS encoding SDR family oxidoreductase has protein sequence MSRVSLDGQVAVVTGAARGVGELLARKLSARGAKVALVGLEADALKQVSERLHSDSGHWYADVTDHEAMARVAQEVKERFGKVDIVVANAGVASGGPFMDSDPVAWRRVIEVNLIGSAVTARAFLPVLMESRGYLLQIASLAAITPAPMMSAYCASKSGVEAYAHSLRAEVGYKGVRVGVGYLSWTDTDMVRGADQDEVMRELRQRLPWPSNKTYPLGPAVDRIVAGIERRSSHVYAQWWLRGMQGVRGYLPGIIGAVGQREMRRFEPRLGDVRTGLVGAGGAADEQERQGTSP, from the coding sequence ATGAGCAGGGTGAGCCTGGACGGGCAGGTCGCGGTCGTCACGGGGGCGGCGCGTGGCGTCGGCGAGCTCCTGGCGCGCAAGTTGTCCGCGCGGGGCGCGAAGGTGGCGCTCGTCGGGCTTGAGGCGGACGCGCTCAAGCAGGTCTCGGAGCGGCTGCACAGCGACAGCGGCCACTGGTACGCCGACGTCACCGATCACGAGGCGATGGCGCGGGTCGCGCAGGAGGTCAAGGAGCGGTTCGGGAAGGTCGACATCGTCGTCGCGAACGCCGGTGTGGCCAGCGGTGGGCCTTTCATGGACTCGGATCCGGTCGCGTGGCGGCGGGTGATCGAGGTCAATCTGATCGGGTCGGCGGTGACGGCGCGGGCGTTCCTGCCGGTGCTGATGGAGAGCCGCGGGTACCTGCTTCAGATCGCGTCCCTCGCCGCCATCACCCCCGCCCCGATGATGAGCGCGTACTGCGCGTCCAAGTCGGGCGTGGAGGCGTACGCGCACAGTCTGCGTGCCGAGGTCGGCTACAAGGGCGTGCGCGTCGGGGTCGGTTATCTGTCGTGGACCGACACGGACATGGTGCGCGGTGCCGACCAGGACGAGGTGATGCGCGAACTGCGCCAGCGGCTGCCGTGGCCGTCCAACAAGACGTATCCGCTGGGGCCCGCCGTCGACCGCATCGTCGCGGGGATCGAGCGCCGCTCCAGCCATGTGTACGCGCAGTGGTGGCTGCGCGGGATGCAGGGCGTCCGCGGCTATCTGCCGGGGATCATCGGGGCGGTCGGGCAGCGGGAGATGCGCCGGTTCGAGCCGCGGCTGGGGGACGTGCGCACGGGCCTGGTCGGAGCGGGCGGGGCGGCCGACGAGCAGGAGCGGCAAGGGACTTCGCCGTGA
- a CDS encoding S41 family peptidase, whose product MAEDDLWLAPLDGPGRAWRVTVDRTKVAHPRFSPDGRHIAYTSWRSYVPEIHLAAVDGGPGKRLTYWGSADTQVCGWSPDGDILAVASHGEPFSYYTWAYKVPTDGDPGGKLPWGPAASIQVADIEGERKTLLLTGTAPHEPAAWKRYRGGAMGRLWLHGQQLLADIDGQLDCPMFVAGRIAFLSDHEGIGNLYSCAYDGSDLRRHTDHDAFYARNASTDGNRIVYQCAGDLWIVDDLSPDSIPRRLDVRLGGPRAGRRPYQVPASQNVDAISVDETGRASAVVVRGSLYWLTHRDGPARAISDTPGVRVRLPEMLGPSGRVAYVTDADGADAVEIVYLPRATGDRGPRRLASGELGLVQEMVSDPQGECLAIASNDGRLLLLDATEESDGKITELIRSINGPVRDLAFSPDGAWLTWSHPGIGRSLRQIKMARMKDRLIVDVTNGRFEDENPVFTRDGRYLAFLSWRGFDPVYDVHTGDLSFPVGSRPYLVPLSSATPSPFALNPEGRPVAGGLDPVEDEGADGAVTVELEGLESRVTPFPVAASKYSSMCPVSGGGLVWLRWPISGALGETFVNPDDRSGRPTLEYFNLAKAKRSELVQHLDWFAVSGDGSRLVVMEEGDLRAVPATEAGDSESTVWIDLRRIMHEVDPPAEWRGAYDEAGRITRAYFWDPAMSGIDWDAVLDQYRPLVERVASPDDFADLLREVLGELGTSHAYVASARRNEGPAHYQRWQGLLGANFVCRDGSWMLKRILPGDSSDSKARSPLAGSGIRPGAVLTHVDGRPVHPVTGPYPLLAGAGGMTVELTFTPAEGDGRSRRVAVVPLIDERPLRYQDWVTKRREVVREASGGRCGYLHIPDMGGSGWAQFNRDLRMEVSRPALIVDVRGNAGGHISELVIEKLTRTILGWDLTRNAQPVSYASNAPRGPVVALADEATSSDGDMITAAFKLLKLGPVVGQRTWGGVVGMTGRHRLGDGTVITVPMNAAWFDAYDWSIENRGVTPDLEILRTPLDWAEGRHAQLVDAVQLALDLLITHPASSPPDYSSVPDRSRPKLPPRNAE is encoded by the coding sequence GTGGCCGAGGACGACCTGTGGCTGGCGCCCCTCGACGGGCCGGGCCGGGCCTGGCGGGTCACCGTCGACCGCACCAAGGTCGCCCACCCCCGCTTCTCGCCCGACGGCCGCCACATCGCGTACACGAGCTGGCGCAGCTACGTCCCGGAGATCCATCTGGCAGCGGTGGACGGCGGCCCCGGCAAACGGCTCACCTACTGGGGCAGCGCGGACACCCAGGTCTGCGGCTGGTCCCCGGACGGCGACATCCTCGCCGTCGCCTCGCACGGCGAGCCCTTCTCCTACTACACCTGGGCCTACAAGGTCCCCACCGACGGCGACCCCGGCGGCAAGCTGCCCTGGGGCCCGGCCGCCTCCATCCAGGTCGCCGACATCGAAGGCGAACGCAAGACCCTGCTGCTCACCGGCACCGCGCCGCACGAGCCGGCCGCCTGGAAGCGCTACCGGGGCGGTGCGATGGGCCGGCTCTGGCTGCATGGTCAGCAGTTGCTGGCCGACATCGACGGCCAGCTCGACTGCCCCATGTTCGTCGCCGGCCGGATCGCCTTCCTCTCGGACCACGAGGGCATCGGCAACCTGTACTCGTGCGCGTACGACGGCTCCGACCTGCGCCGCCACACCGATCACGACGCCTTCTACGCCCGCAACGCCTCGACCGACGGCAACCGGATCGTCTACCAGTGCGCGGGCGACCTGTGGATCGTCGACGACCTGTCCCCCGACTCGATCCCGCGCCGCCTCGACGTACGCCTGGGCGGTCCGCGCGCGGGACGCCGTCCGTACCAGGTGCCGGCGTCCCAGAACGTCGACGCGATCTCCGTGGACGAGACGGGCCGGGCCAGCGCCGTCGTCGTACGCGGCAGCCTGTACTGGCTCACCCACCGCGACGGCCCCGCGCGCGCCATCTCGGACACCCCCGGCGTACGCGTCCGGCTCCCCGAGATGCTCGGTCCCAGCGGCCGGGTCGCCTATGTGACGGACGCGGACGGCGCGGACGCCGTCGAGATCGTCTACCTGCCGCGCGCGACCGGCGACCGCGGACCGCGCCGCCTCGCCTCCGGCGAACTCGGCCTCGTACAGGAGATGGTGTCGGACCCGCAGGGCGAGTGCCTCGCGATCGCCTCGAACGACGGACGCCTGCTGCTCCTCGACGCCACCGAGGAGTCGGACGGCAAGATCACCGAGCTCATCCGGTCCATCAACGGGCCGGTACGGGATCTCGCGTTCTCCCCGGACGGGGCGTGGCTGACGTGGTCGCATCCCGGCATCGGCCGGTCGCTGCGGCAGATCAAGATGGCTCGGATGAAGGACCGGCTCATCGTCGACGTCACCAACGGGCGCTTCGAGGACGAGAACCCGGTGTTCACGCGCGACGGCCGGTATCTGGCCTTCCTGTCCTGGCGCGGCTTCGACCCCGTGTACGACGTGCACACCGGGGACCTGTCCTTCCCCGTGGGCTCCCGCCCGTACCTGGTGCCACTGTCCTCCGCGACCCCCTCCCCCTTCGCGCTGAACCCGGAGGGGCGTCCGGTCGCCGGGGGCCTGGACCCGGTCGAGGACGAGGGCGCCGACGGCGCGGTGACCGTCGAACTGGAGGGTCTGGAGAGCCGGGTGACGCCGTTCCCGGTCGCCGCCTCCAAGTACTCGTCGATGTGCCCGGTCTCGGGCGGCGGCCTCGTCTGGCTGCGCTGGCCGATCTCCGGCGCGCTGGGCGAGACGTTCGTGAACCCTGACGACAGGTCGGGCCGGCCCACCTTGGAGTACTTCAACCTCGCCAAGGCGAAGAGGTCCGAACTCGTCCAGCATCTCGACTGGTTCGCGGTGAGCGGCGACGGTTCCCGGCTGGTCGTCATGGAAGAGGGCGACCTGCGCGCCGTCCCCGCCACCGAGGCCGGCGACAGCGAGTCGACGGTCTGGATCGACCTGCGCCGCATCATGCACGAGGTGGACCCGCCCGCCGAGTGGCGTGGGGCGTACGACGAGGCGGGCCGGATCACCCGCGCCTACTTCTGGGACCCCGCCATGTCCGGCATCGACTGGGACGCCGTGCTCGACCAGTACCGCCCGCTGGTCGAACGGGTCGCGTCGCCTGACGACTTCGCGGACCTGCTGCGCGAGGTACTGGGAGAGCTGGGCACATCGCACGCGTACGTCGCCTCCGCGCGCCGCAACGAGGGCCCGGCCCACTACCAGCGCTGGCAGGGCCTGCTGGGCGCCAACTTCGTCTGCCGTGACGGCAGTTGGATGCTCAAGCGGATCCTCCCCGGCGACTCGTCCGACTCCAAGGCGCGCTCTCCTCTGGCCGGTTCGGGGATCCGCCCGGGCGCGGTGCTGACGCACGTCGACGGCCGTCCGGTGCACCCGGTCACGGGCCCGTACCCGTTGCTGGCGGGCGCGGGCGGTATGACGGTGGAGCTGACGTTCACCCCCGCGGAGGGCGACGGCCGGTCCCGGCGGGTGGCCGTGGTCCCGCTGATCGACGAACGCCCGCTCCGCTACCAGGACTGGGTGACCAAACGCCGCGAAGTCGTCCGGGAGGCGAGCGGCGGGCGCTGCGGCTACCTCCACATCCCCGACATGGGCGGCTCCGGCTGGGCCCAGTTCAACCGCGACCTGCGCATGGAGGTCTCGCGGCCCGCCCTGATCGTCGACGTACGCGGCAACGCGGGCGGCCACATCAGCGAGTTGGTCATCGAGAAACTGACGCGCACGATCCTCGGCTGGGACCTGACGCGCAACGCCCAGCCGGTGTCGTACGCCTCGAACGCGCCCCGCGGGCCCGTCGTCGCGCTGGCGGACGAGGCGACCTCGTCGGACGGCGACATGATCACGGCGGCCTTCAAGCTGTTGAAGCTGGGCCCGGTGGTCGGCCAGCGCACCTGGGGCGGCGTGGTCGGGATGACCGGGCGGCACCGCCTCGGCGACGGCACGGTGATCACGGTTCCGATGAACGCGGCCTGGTTCGACGCGTACGACTGGTCCATCGAAAACCGGGGCGTCACCCCGGACTTGGAGATCCTCCGCACTCCGCTGGACTGGGCGGAGGGCCGCCACGCCCAGCTCGTCGACGCCGTCCAGCTGGCCCTCGACCTGCTGATCACCCATCCTGCCTCGTCTCCGCCGGACTACTCGTCCGTCCCGGACCGGTCGCGGCCGAAGCTGCCGCCGCGGAACGCGGAGTGA
- a CDS encoding TetR/AcrR family transcriptional regulator gives MTETATARRSRLTPEREAELYAAVLDLLREVGYDAVTMDAVAARTRSSKATLYRQWGGKAELVAKAIRHSKPGSVSDIDTGSLRGDFHAFVTREDDCGMEQNAALMRGLAMAAHTNPDLLRAFKELLVEPELAEFQRILQRAVDRGEVRADNPAMGYVVHMLLGAFATRALIDGMPPTQAFLTSYIDAVVLPALGVPTT, from the coding sequence ATGACCGAGACCGCAACGGCGCGGCGGAGTCGGCTCACGCCCGAGCGCGAGGCCGAGCTGTACGCGGCCGTGCTCGACCTGCTCCGGGAAGTCGGCTATGACGCCGTGACGATGGACGCCGTGGCCGCCCGCACCCGGTCCAGCAAGGCCACCCTCTACCGCCAGTGGGGCGGCAAGGCCGAGCTGGTGGCGAAGGCGATCCGGCACAGCAAGCCGGGGTCGGTCTCCGACATCGACACCGGGTCCCTGCGGGGCGACTTCCACGCTTTCGTCACCCGCGAGGACGACTGCGGCATGGAGCAGAACGCAGCGCTGATGCGGGGGCTGGCCATGGCGGCGCACACCAACCCGGATCTCCTGCGGGCGTTCAAGGAACTGCTCGTGGAGCCGGAGTTGGCGGAGTTCCAGCGGATACTGCAACGCGCCGTCGACCGGGGCGAGGTCCGTGCGGACAACCCCGCGATGGGCTACGTCGTGCACATGCTGCTCGGCGCGTTCGCCACTCGCGCGCTGATCGACGGGATGCCGCCGACGCAGGCCTTCCTCACCTCGTACATAGACGCCGTGGTCCTCCCCGCCCTCGGCGTTCCCACCACCTGA